TGTCAGCCGTCTGATCTCGTCCTCTCCCTCGAACTCGTACAGACACACCGCGCAACTCTccgccgcctccgccgccgccaTCTCGGAGAATTTCACCACGGGCAGGATTTCCCGGATGAGCACCGCCGACATGGACTGCAATTCCGGGAGGATCTCCGGCCAGGCAATGTCGGGTTGGAAGAAATCGTGGAAGCCCATGTAGCACAAGAGGAGGGTGAGGAGTTTCCTGATGAGGCCCAATAGGGATAGCAGCTGCACAAGCACCTTGGGCAGTAGCAATTCTGTGTAGCCAACGGGAAAGCCCATGTTTGTGAGTGACAGCAGAAGTGTGTTGAGATGGGGAAGAAGAGGTGACAGTTTGGTTTTGAAGGAGGAGTTAAATAGAGGGGTGAGATTTTGATCTGAAATACCGAAATTGGGGTTTGGTTTTGTTGAGAATGACAGGGATGGAGCATGGACCATGAGATGAAATGGGACAATATTTTGATCATAAAGTAATGACCCCAAAAGCATGTACAGTACTGTGCTTTATGCTACCTTTAACTGCTGTCTTATTCGCTGCTTTCTTCTCTTATTTTAATCtcacactctctctctctctccttccTTGAATCATTGTTCTACTCAGCACAGGCAACCAAATATTCCTATCGATTCTCTGCACCCAACTCCCTCCGTTTCACGTTCTCCTGCTCCTTCCCCTCTTCCTTCCAATCAAAACCTAAACTTGGATTCAATTTCCGTTATAACAATAATCTCCGTTATCACACTACACAAATATAACAATTCATACATATTAAAGTTGGATTCAATTTCCTCtcaaatatcatatttttaagACATCAAAATCTAACATCTTAATTTTAGGTAAACCGAATAATCCAGACTCGTTTTCCTCTTAAATCTAATATTTAAAGAGGTTTAAATATGTAGTTGGATATTTCAGCTTAGCTAGAAATAAAACTAGATTACAATGATTAATGAAGTAGTGTGGATTTACAAATAAAGTTAAACAAAAATGAGTTACTAAGGTATCAGAAAACTACATGTGATCAGTccagcttaaataaattgtaggCAGTGATGGTTTGGTGGGTAAGCACTGTAAAATCAGGGCTGGAGCAGAGCAGTAACAGAGTCACAGCTGGCGTAATTGTTCATGTGACAACAAGATTTTATCCGAAAACCTTGGAACGATGCCTTCTGTCTATAAAATTTTTGGGGGACATTACTCTGTAATCTTAACCACTCAACTTTGGTCATAGGCATTGGGGAGCGTATAAGCCCCACTCATTGAATTGCATTTACGACGGAGCATTCATTCTTTGAACGGAAATTTTCAAAAGCTCCACAAGTTCTTCTATTCAGAACAACGACTTGGACGGACTATTACTGTATATCGTTATACTTCATCTACTTGTACTAATAATTATGTACAAGAAAGCGCGTCAGAATGATACTTCTACGAATACTTTGAAAACTAAATCAGTATTTGTGCCAATTAtctcataaaaatatataaaactaaattaaacattacatttatttatattatttattaatagattTATTAAGTTTGtcatatcattttaatttttctactTATCTCTTATTAActgatttttatatttaataaaaaaaaattatctttgtcTCTTATTAACACTAATTCACATAATATTTCTACTAATATTCACAATTGTCTTTATCTTCTTTCCACCTCTCATATCGATACTTTCAATATAACTGGTTCACTTGAAATATCTTCTTTACCACATTAATTCTGGGTCAGTGTGAGAGGACATGCAAGTTGTAATTAATTTCCAGATAAGATCATTAATTCATCTGATTCTTTCACTACCAATTTTTATCCTCTCACCAAGAAATTTGTCATTACTGTTGCCCCTCTTATCGCTAtcttccttttctctttatTCAACCATTTAccattttttcttccttttagcAAAAAGAAAGAATTCTGTAGTTGTAGCATCTTAAATATCATAATGTTAGTTTGGACTTGGCTTTTCTGGAGAATCACACTTCCGTGTACAACATCTAAGGAGATTACTTTATTCAAACTCTTTGAAGACTATTCCAGAATAGAGAGGACCATGAATACCCATTAACTACCACTCCATGATATGATATGACATCTTTTACATCAATCCCTGCTTTCAAATTAAATTTCtacttatataattaataaattatcattccaaatatttttactctgaaaaaaatcattaaccAATAATAGCATGCAATACAAACGAGTGAACTAccattttagtattttaaatattatattagtctctaaaactaaaaaaaaaaactaagcaaatttatttaaaaaattaaaagtttgtGACATTAACAACAAAAACATGTAGCAAAAGACTAAAATAATAGtaacaaataattaaactaaaaagCAATATAAAAGTAGGTGACCCCTCTGGTAATAAATGGTAGGTTGGATGGGTGCCCATGACTTAAGCTAATTTGTGTATGCGTTAAAACATGTTTCAGAAGTGCAAGTAGCGTTAAATTTTAGGTACAAATAGATTGATGGCGAGTGAAGAAGTTGACTTACCAACAAAACCCGTGAACGCATCAATATTACTTTTTGGCCATTTTCAACGACATAGTTATCAGACTTCATGCCCACCACATTCTTCATACTCACCACTAATATAAAACAATGTTGGTTGTACTGATTGGTATTCGATGAGTCAGTTATATGGTTTTGGTAATTCATCGATCGTCTTAAAACATATTTCAAGGCACTTAATCAATGAGAGGAACAatagttattaaatttttttgagtCATAATCATGTTACAGATTATGTGGaaagtatttttgaaaaatcAGTTAAATACCAATTAACTAAAAGATATTCTTCATATATACAGTATACCTATGTACCAATATATCTTTGTATGAACCAGGGATCACAGTACACATCGATAACTAACATTCAATCTATCTCAACAAGTATCCATGACCAACGAGAGGTGTAAAGTATATTTTGATCAATTTACAGATATACACTATTTACAAAAAGTACTTACTTGTACCTTTTTCAGGTCAATCCCGACCAAACACCAACAATTAAGAAAGAAGActaaaaaaaaaggaacaaaGAGATCACCAACCTATGAGGCTCGGACACTTCTTCTTAAATGGTGTATCCTTGTCGGACACACGTATCCGTGTTGACACTCATACGACACTCGTAGGATacttatcggtgaagtgttcaattcaaaaaaatatttgttagattttttaaaattctagcACGGTTAAATACAATaactttctaaaaactcaaatttatacaaatttattgtaaaattttttattatgattataaaaataagaacaaattcttttgaaccatcatgaaaaatatcttcctgCTCCCAAAAGAATCTAGAACATACTTTtgcatataaatatttattttcaatttatataattcaaaattatataatatatagattcgtgtttccgtatcctacattttagagattagaCATATCTCTATGTCCGTATCCGTGTCGTGTCAGTGTCTATATCCATATTTGTGCTACATAGTCACCAACACCTCAACCATTATACCATCAGTTTTAGATATCTAGAACCACTTTAAATATATATAGCTACACTAGTAAAGATTATTATTCATCTTCATGAGATAACTTtagaaataaaaagtaaatttttgaTGATAAGCTTTTGAGTTGATTTGAAGTTGAAAAAAGAGTGGTTGATTGGTGGCATAATGTaggggagagagagagagatatgATTGAGGGAGATGGGCATATGAAGGAGGCAGAATGGGCtggaaacattggaaggaggagAAGAAGAGTTTAGGCGAATGTGCATtgcttttgttttgtttagttTGGTTTGGAGCAGCAGTCACTGAGGAGGCACCAGACAGACAGGCAATGGCATGAGCAACGCCAAACTCTCCCTATTCCTAATCTCCTCTGACATCGTGTCTGATGCAGCCACGACACTCTTGGTCCACATTCACTGTTCCTCAATgccaaaattaaattaatcacACTCCAACTTTTACTAATCTCACATTCACCATTTCTCTCTCTACCCTCCTTCTTCTCAATCTTTACTTTTCCCCTCATT
The sequence above is a segment of the Phaseolus vulgaris cultivar G19833 chromosome 2, P. vulgaris v2.0, whole genome shotgun sequence genome. Coding sequences within it:
- the LOC137811432 gene encoding brassinosteroid-responsive RING protein 1-like; protein product: MLLGSLLYDQNIVPFHLMVHAPSLSFSTKPNPNFGISDQNLTPLFNSSFKTKLSPLLPHLNTLLLSLTNMGFPVGYTELLLPKVLVQLLSLLGLIRKLLTLLLCYMGFHDFFQPDIAWPEILPELQSMSAVLIREILPVVKFSEMAAAEAAESCAVCLYEFEGEDEIRRLTNCRHIFHRGCLDRWMGYDQRTCPLCRTPFIPHHMQAAFNDRLWAASGIPQFHYHDE